A genomic region of Melopsittacus undulatus isolate bMelUnd1 chromosome 5, bMelUnd1.mat.Z, whole genome shotgun sequence contains the following coding sequences:
- the TM7SF3 gene encoding transmembrane 7 superfamily member 3 — translation MGLPLCAVVLWGLLGVVRYGGASGLLELSLGKFRNVLLNQTNPVEAVIRNIANNVTVVIFQVHAQQSSVVISFDKNPSVNSSGTGVDKGLVSILRPQQTVCTWYLRSLDASQVLSTAISIPYMEKDPIPGGCNLEFDLEVDPNIYLDYTLVDTHIKFAPANLGYNRGANPPSCDSGTGQNSRWRLRYDVYQYFLPENDLSEMVLMSHIRKMSEVPSIKANGIKMLTLTNDDKTNVYFSSLPGQGVIYNVIVWDPLWNTSAAYIPVHTYACSFADLVDSCSSLSKLSTKVFFTTFAVLGLFTCFFGHRFWKTDLFFMGFIFTAFFFFVFITRVTGLGYDVRLILTAVAGIIGGFFLVVSWWRFGSIILCMFIIGLVLGFLFSSTVFFTPLGDYRVFRDDVVFWVTFSSIALLVPVLFVGCPRILNILASGIVGSYAVILAIACYIYTSLAYITLDLLRRVLNNYFSRAYTNVPFQTNDFIILSVWTMLALSGITVQLRRERSEVPFPPHPYLAWKRERERRSTNVLDPSHHIPPLRERIHNKLLHIKDFFQKEQPAGERTPLLL, via the exons GTCTTCTTGAGCTGTCCCTGGGAAAATTCAGAAATGTGCTACTTAACCAGACCAATCCAGTGGAAGCTGTAATCAGGAACATTGCAAACAATGTGACTGTTGTTATTTTTCAAGTACATGCCCAGCAAAGCAGTGTGGTGATATCCTTTGATAAG AATCCATCTGTGAACAGCTCAGGAACTGGAGTAGACAAAGGACTGGTTTCCATTCTTCGGCCTCAGCAGACTGTATGTACATGGTACCTTCGGTCTCTGGATGCTAGCCAGGTGCTCAGCACAGCTATCTCTATTCCCTATATGGAGAAAG ATCCTATTCCTGGAGGCTGCAATTTAGAGTTTGACTTGGAAGTGGATCCAAATATTTACCTAGACTATACATTGGTTGATACACACATCAAGTTTGCCCCTGCAAACTTGGGATATAACAG AGGAGCAAACCCACCATCCTGTGATTCAGGGACTGGTCAGAACTCCAGATGGCGGCTGCGCTATGATGTTTACCAGTACTTCTTACCAGAGAATGATCTTTCTGAGATGGTACTCATGAGCCACATACGGAAGATGTCTGAGGTGCCAAGTATCAAAGCCAATGGCATTAAA ATGCTTACACTGACAAATGATGACAAGACCAATGTCTACTTTTCCTCACTTCCTGGACAAGGTGTGATCTACAACGTCATAGTATGGGATCCTCTTTGGAATACTTCTGCTGCATACATACCTGTGCATACATATGCCTGCAGCTTTGCTGACCTAGTGGATAGCTGCTCTTCTCTTA GTAAACTCTCTACCAAAGTATTCTTTACTACTTTTGCTGTTCTTGgtcttttcacttgcttttttgGACACAGATTCTGGAAAACAG ACTTATTCTTCATGGGCTTCATATTCACAGCCTTCTTCTTCTTTGTATTCATTACACGAGTAACTGGCCTTGGTTATGATG tgcgTCTTATTTTGACAGCAGTAGCTGGAATTATTGGAGGGTTCTTCTTGGTTGTGAGCTGGTGGAGATTTGGCTCGATCATACTCTGCATGTTTATTATTGGACTTGTGCTGGGATTTCTCTTTTCATCAACAGTCTTCTTTACCCCACTAG GAGACTACAGGGTCTTCCGTGATGATGTGGTGTTCTGGGTGACCTTTTCCTCTATAGCCTTGCTGGTTCCAGTGCTTTTTGTTGGCTGTCCAAGAATT CTGAACATACTAGCCTCTGGAATAGTAGGCTCTTATGCAGTGATCCTAGCTATTGCTTGTTACATCTACACAAGCCTTGCTTACATCACCTTAGACCTGCTCAGAAGGGTCCTCAATAATTACTTCAGCAGAGCTTACACCAATGTGCCTTTTCAAACAAATG acttCATTATCCTCTCAGTGTGGACAATGCTGGCCCTCAGTGGAATAACTGTGCAGCTTCGCCGAGAGAGAAGTGAAGTACCCTTCCCACCACACCCCTATCTTGCCTGGAAACGGGAAAGGGAGCGCAGAAGCACCAATGTCTTAGACCCTAGCCATCACATCCCTCCCCTGAGAGAGAGGATCCATAACAAGCTGCTGCATATCAAAGATTTTTTCCAGAAAGAGCAGCCAGCTGGGGAGAGAACTCCTTTGCTTCTGTAA